gaTGTGTTTAAATTAGACTTATGTTTGATTACAtgtcaaaaaaaataacattCGTGCAATAGTGTATGATGctgaaaatataatttatctttaCCATAGTAACattactttaaattttaatgaatACCAGATAGTAAAATCAAAGTAAATAACAGGAAAATTAATAACGTGATAAAAAATTTCGgaggcggggggggggggggggttcatTTTGTAATTTGGTGCCTTTAAGAAATGTCATAAATGAAAAAGATATTTATTAATCCAAAAATTAATCCTTAATCTTGCTTTCACTTTTTTAAATTAGTGCAAAAATgtctttttatataaataaattcaatAAATTCTTCTCTTTTATCTATGTGAGACTTTATCTTCATTCACAAATGTTCATTTCAAAATACTCTACTCTTATGTTATAACAGGCAGTTTCAATGCCATAACAGGCGGCAGGTCGATGTATCTGCTTTAGCATTAAGgctattttggtcattttgagtggtttttctattttaatttatttgtttattttttctcagtcttttatatatttaaaaaatatgtcaaaatactataaattatgataattaactacttaaaatattttaaaaaaattcgattaacttttaaaatttcacAGGTGTCACATAAGTTGGGACATAAGAAAGTAACATGTATTATTTGAAAACGATGTAAAAAAGCACTATAAATGCCAATCATTAAcgacttgaaatatttttaaaaaaacatataaaaatttaattgatttttgaAATTCTACACATGCCACATAAATTAGGACAAAGAGAGTAatacatattatttaaaaattatataaaaaatagtataaatcataataattaacaacttaaaatatttaaaaaatcatataaaaatttagATGACTCCAAATTCAAAACATTTAAAAAATTTGATTCATTCTTGAAATTTAATcggtgccacataaattgacactaaaaagtaatatatatatatatatattatttaaaaattacataaaaatactataaattataataattaacaacttaaaatatttaaaaatcatatataaatttaaatggaTTTTCAAATTCCACACGTCATATAAATTGAGGAAGTAATATAAATTACACTGGTGCTAGTAGGGGTATGCAAAAATTGAACCGACCGATAAATCGaatcgaaaaaatattattgggttATTGCTAATGGGTTATTGGGTTAACAGATTATTAATGATTTTGTAAAAAAGAGTTAACGGTCATGTTTTGATTTTTAGAATTgagttattgggtaaaccgattcataaatattaatattaaatacaGTACTACTTCACACCACTTTATTCTTTACTCTTTTCTCAAAACCTAAATATTAGTTTGTAAACATCTGTAATTTGATTAACATCAAAATTCCATATTATGCTTTGGATGTAACATGCGAGTGATGTAGCATTCGTACTACGTCTGCTCTTATTGATGCAATTTTTCGTTATCTTTCTTGTTTCCCTATATCATAGCATTTAAGTTGATTTGCTTGTTTCACTGCATCACGTCAAATTGTTAGAGAAGTGAGaagtatatttattttatgacatTTTTATTGGATAAAACGAAAATCGAATCGTTAACGATCAAAGATAAATCGAAAAtggataaaaaatatcttattgatttgttattaatttagcatatttaaaaactcaaaatcaataaatcaaactaataatacataaaatcgaaTTGAACCGACAGCCTCTCGTATTGAGTGGAATTCATATGCTAAGTACAAATTATAAAACTTGTAGAAACTTCTTGAactttttaacttaaaaatgaattatttttttcgaaTCCAAATAAACAAGTATACTATTTGGTCTATTTTATTTCTCCTCCTATTTGCCAAGGATTTAGGAACTAACGAGAGACCTGAATATCTATCTTTGGAAAATGGCAGCTTCGGCTCCTCTTTCTCACACTTTCTGCACACTTCgatatctttcttcttcttctaaacCACCAAGAACCTCAATTCACTCTTTTGCTCAATGTTCTCCATGTATCCATCACAATTTCTCCCTCAACAAACACTGTGAAACCACTAAATTTGCTCTATCCAGATGGAATCCAGTAATAATCAACCATAACAAACGTTCCTCAGCCAAAAGCTCCCTCTCATTCCAGGACTCTGCTACGGAAGtaatctctctctctcaaaaTCTTCTAATTTTATGGTTTTGGGGTAATTGGGTTTCCATGGGAAGttttatattcatattttatgtCTCAGTGTGAAGTCAAGGTCAAGTCACCTTCTTTTGTACATACTTGCATTggcttttctttttctttttctttttctttttgttgagAAAAACCTATGGTTTATCCCTTTTTGATAAAGTAGAGATTAAGTTCTCTTATTTGTCTTTTATTGGTAGATTAGTCCTAGAGCCAAGTTATCTGTCTTTGATTACTTTACTTCTTTGTAAAGTGTTGGTAACTGTTAATTTTAAGGTTGGTGTTCTCCTTGTGTGTGCTGATTTCCTAAGCAGTGGTGTAAATAATGTAAATATTCTTGTGACATGACCTAAAAATTGTGCTTAGTTGTGTGTATAAAGTGGGAAAATTATAGGAAGGAGGAGGGTTAGGTTGACAGAATTTCTGAGCAAGCCTGCATTTTGAAATGGGTTATTTATTGATATATTGATTTGGGTTCCGATTAAGAAATTGTAGAAGGCGAGATGGTTATTGAGTAGGGGACGCATATTGTTGGAGGACTAATGCAAAGTAGTGTGCAAATTACTCGTTTTGTAGTTGTTGACTAGATGAGCACTGTTTTGCTTGTGAGTTCCTCCTGCGAACTACTTGCTGGTCCTTGGATTTGTTGCTTATGCATTTTAATTGTGTTTAATATTGGGTAAATGCGGGTTTTATTGGTTTAAGTCCTTTCATTTTCCATGTTCATATAACCAATAAAATACAAAGAAGCATTTCATGTCACTTTTGAAGTATCTGCATAAAAGAATTTCGATAATAAATCCACTCTAGCATCAGTTGCCTCATAAGTGTGACATTTACTTCTTACTTGCACAAACTATAGGCTGGAATTTAGAGATTCTGAATTGGTTTTCTAGATATCTTTTAGAAGAGATGCATTCAGTATATCTCTATTCACATTTGTTAAATGTGTTCTTTTGTATGGTTAAAATCTCCTTAATTACCTAATCTAACTCAATGATTCTCATATTTCGTCATCAAAGGATTTCACTTGTCGTTATATTACTGCAGTGAAACTGATGATGACACAAAATAATTTATTGTAGGCAAGTGATGATGGGGAGACCCTCAGTGAATTGGAAATGTCAAAAGACGTAGCAGATGAGAAATATTCATCTAGATTGAAGTCCCTCATGCAAGTTTACAAGGAGGCCATTCTAGTTGGAGATGTAAAGATTGTATCTGAAATTGAGGCTGTCATATCCTCGGTGGAAAAGGAGAGAAACGACTTGGCTCAAAAAGTATCTGCTCTATCTGCAGATATCAATTCTGGAAAGGAGAAATATATCCGTTTGCAAGCAGATTTTGATAATTATAGGAAAAGATCTGAGAATGAGAGATTAAGAATTAGGACCAATGCTCAAGGGGAAATAATTGAGAGCCTCTTGCCCATGGTTGATAACTTTGAGAGAGCTAAGCGACAGATCAAACTAGAAACTGAGATGGAAAAGAAAATTGATGCAAGTTACCAGGGAATATACAAACAATTCGTGGAGATAATGAGGAGCTTGCGCGTTGCTGTTGTTCCAACTGTTGGCAAGCCATTTGATCCTGCGGTAAGAAATTACTGATTCACTGCTATCCCTTTTCTTCCTCTCTATGATCTCATTTTTGTCCCCTTTTGTGGGGAAGCAGCCGGTCTCTTTACTTTTGCTGTCATTACATTCTAGGAAAGCACAACCAGCAAATATACGTCTGTGGATCCATGTTGTACTCTAGTTTGTCATGGCCAGCCCCACATGTCAAATACACTGTTCTATTTTGTTTATATGTCCTAAATGTTAATACCCATATCACTCATTTGGCCAAACTGTGTCACCCTACTGCTGCCTAGGAGTCATTACTACCTATTTTTCTACTTCTCTCTGAGgttcaaaactcaatctgactAGAATAATTGGCTTCAtctaaattataaaagaatatGCTAATGCATCGAAATTGAATAAATTACAATTAAGTGGAAAATGGATGTATAATTTGTCTGCTTTTAGCCTTGTAAAGTTAAGCCTTGGGCCTAAATCTCACCTCAAAGCTAGCTCAAAGGGAGTGGTTTTTTCAAGCCTTATAAAAAGACCACCCATATCAGTAACCATCGATATGAGACTTTTTCATTCTTCAACATCCTAGCTCACGCTCAGGGCTGAACATCTGGTGCATTGACAACTTTAATTTGGGGGCCCGACATCCGGGTGAGATGGGTCTTGCTCTGATATCATGTAAAGCTAAGTCTTGGGCCTAACTCACATCCAAAGCTAGCTCACAGGGAGGAGGATTGCCCAAGCCTTGTAAAGAGACCACCCATCTCATTAACCATCGATGTGGGACTTTTTCATTCTTCAACAAGTCTAAGTAGCATGGATATGTACAAATGTTTCAGAAAACAGTGGCACACAACATGAATATATGCATATAAGCATGATATGAGCATAGGTTTTAGACTTATTAGAGAACttctaatattattattgttatttatatatatttttaacgtatttttcacttttattttatttagtatgatgatgatatgactTAAATGAAGAAATGGGGACTCATATAGCCGACTTGACCTGCTTGGGAGTGAGGCGTAGTTGTTATTGCATATACATTTAAACATATATGtgcatacatacatacataagGCTGCAAGCGCATGTGTGTGTATAATCAGcatttcaaaatataaagttAGAATCTTCAATGATAACATATAAGGGATAGTCCTTATTTTTATATGATGGTATTCTGCAGCTTGCATGCACCTTGATTTGTTCCAGAGTACCTATTATCTCCCATTTGCACAAGTATTGAGTAACTCTGTTTATCAGGACTTAGGTAGATGGATGAAACAACTTAGTGTTTTTTTGTCTTTATTGGGATTTGAACCCAGGTCACCAATGTTTGCACTCACTCATTGGCTACTAGGTCACATCTTTGGGTGCAGGGATACTCCATTAATATAACTTAAGTTATACTTTAAAAACTATATCAATCAATTGCACTTCAATCCCAAATTAGTTGAGATCGCCCATATAAATCTTCAACGTCCATTCCTCTATTCAAGCACCTTTCATTCCAAtactaaataattttctttttaaagcaTATTAGGACTTAGTAGTTCACCAAATCTCACTGTTCAGCTTACACGGTCAAATAGTTCAATCCCAACTACTTGGTACATGCTGATTCTTTGTTTCCATcgtgttttattttttagttaaagcTGCATTAACCCAACTTCATCATATGATTTTACCATGTGCTCTTTTAGTATCTTCAATCATCATAACAGTCTGGTGCATCTGGAAGTCTATGTACCACATAGCAGACTTCATAAACTCTGATTCAGTGTCTCAAACAACTGCTACTACGCCTCATCTTCAGACAAAGTTGTGgtcggctatatgaatccttACTAACCATGTTTAACaacaaaaaattagaaaaagtaTCTAACTAGTTCAAATTGCTTAAGTAAATGTAAAACAGTGCATGGGTAGAGAAGCCTTAATGTTGCCTTTTAAATGTGGAACCTAGTTATTGATTAGATCAAACCAAGAACAAATAACATTGAAAGACTGCTACCATAAAGACCTCTCAATTTAACGTCAAGGAGGGTATAGGGCTACATTCCCCAACTTTGATACTGAAATTTGTCTTAAGCTTTCCGTTCAAATTTGGTTTCATGATCATTGATGCAATTACATGATAATTAATGCAGGAATATTTTTTTGCTTTATGAGAAATTGAATAATACTGTTACATAGAAAAGGTTTTGTTAGGTATAAATCATCAGAAAGTTATCCTCGTTAAAAAGATTTATCAGAAGGTCAGGTATTTCACTTCTttccataaattccaaagaaaaatattaacttGGCATGTTTGAATAACCCCCTAATAGATGTCTTATGTTTTGAATGTTAAAAGGTGTATGACATATTTGGTAAAGATTGTATGAGGATTGCTGATATTTGTTACCACTAGAGTCTTGGCATTTTAAAGATGTACCTTTTGGGTGCTTCTAACCTTCAAAAAGGAAATAAGATGGATTAAATTCAGAGTAAATATTGCtgtcaaatttgaaaattttaacagAAAAAAGAGGCTTTGTAACGTTGAGAATCAAGACGAAGATATGAAGTTCAAAGGATTGAGAAATACTTTTGAGTCATAAAGTGGTGCTGTTTTTTCTCCTTGTACAAACTAAAAAGCTTTACACTCTCGCATAGCATATGCATTCGAATCTCACACACACAGGTATTGTGACAGATTCCAAAAGTAATTGTACTATAATGGTAAGGTAAAAAATAGAGATagctaacttttttttattgaacTTCCGCTTTTATCAAGTATGAAAGCACTTGCCGTGTTACCTTCCATTgtagaaaccaaaaaaaaaaaaacttgaaaaggTAAAGAGGATTTTATTAGCATAAGACCTGTATCTATTTAAAGAATATTGCAAGTGTAAAGGAAAATCTGAATGTTAACCAAGAAAGTTCATAATAGCATTCAACAAACTTTTAGCTTATGCTTTGTGGAGTAACTGGAGCTAGTGCTATCTAACGGCAGCAGTAAAATTTGCGCATTAAACTTCTGTTCATTACATTCAACTGCTGGTCAAATCAAAAAGACAATTTGTTctgtaatatttattttaataaagtaTTTAACTATCTTTTTCTAGATGCGCTGAAGAGAGATGCAGTAATGTGTGTTTTACCATTCTTTCACATCGACGATTTCTGTCTTGCTTTTCATACTCTTTTTTAGTATTTGCTAAGCTAGCCTTTTAAAAGTCGAACATGTCTAAGACCTTTTCTTTTCATCAAGTTAACTGAAACTGGAAAAACAAAATTAGATTAAGAAGAAATGGGAAAATAGAGAGGGAAGGGaaaagaggaagaaaagaaaacttTTGAGTGATTTTGCTTTAGATTTTGAGTTAAGAACCAACCTTGGTTGAAGCACTCAAGAAGGATCTGACATTATTCATATTCTCACTTTTAACTGCAATTGGTTTTCTCCTTCAcgtattatttttctttctttactaTTTATAACGAGAAACTTTTTCCTTTGTCATCTGCTCACAGATATGAGTAAGGCGGAGCAGTTGTTTATATTCAGTTAGAAAAGACCTAATCTAATACTATGTTTTAATTAGTTTCTAATTGCATTGTCTGACTTTGGTGCGATCAGAAATATTTGATGATGAGCTAGTTGAACACTGGTTGACGGCGGCAGTGAAAGCAACTATAGCAATATAATGTGTTGCATCGTGTCTTTTTTACTGTTATGAGAAATATTtgatgatgagctaattgaaCACGTGTTGATGGTGACAGTTAAAGCAATGTATGGATATTATGTGTTCAAATGCAGATTTGGCTGCCGAGTCTATGCATTCTCTTCTGAGTATAACCTTGACTGTGACATCTACCTCATGCCATGCTTCCTCTAACTATATGTTTTGACACATTCATTGACTTgggattttttatattttctatttataaattttgtttGGGTGGTGGGTGTGAGCTTGCTGGTAGTGTTCAACATAAAGTCTTATCCAATGCAGTTCTAGCTATTACTAATCTTTAGCATGGGCTTTTTCTTGATACAGCTGCACGAGGCTATTGCTCGTGAGGAATCTCAGGAATTTAGTGAGGGAATTGTAATTGAAGAATTTCGCCGTGGGTTTTTACTTGGAGACCGCCTTCTAAGGCCAGCAATGGTTAAGGTTTCATCAGGACCTGGTAAAAGGGTACCATCTTCAGTCACACAGAAATCCCCAACATCAGCTGTCAGAGTTGATGAAAGCTAGTTCAATTTCAGGGGGATTCATTCAATTCTTTGAAGAGTGAAGACTACATCCAGTCATATAAATGGATTTGAATTCTCACACGTCTCGGCAATCCTCAGCGATAGTGTACAATCATCTATTCCTAACTCTTTTTTTGTTTCTGTTACACAATGAGAAATAGGGGGAATAGTTCCTTTGAATGTTGAGAGATACAATCCAATTGTTGAAGGAAAATATGCTTGTTCTGCTGTTTTTCTAAACGCTTGTGAACTCTCTTTTGcattaagggtgtgtttggtatgaagttGGAAATTTTTTGGAAAACAAATGCATCTTTAACTTATTTTTCcatgtttggttggtgagtagaaaatattttttagtgttTGGTTGGTGAatggaaaacatttttcaaagtTTGACTCCGAAATCTAACCCAGGACCTGACCCCGACTTTCGATCTGAGACCAGACATTCGAATTGAGATCCGATTTTGATCTCGACACTCAAATTAGGACATGACCCCAACGAACGATTCCGGGATCCAATCTCGATATTCAACTCAGGACCTGACTCCAACTCCTGACCCTGACCCCCCAACATTGAAATCCGACACCGATGATTAATTGAAGACCCGATTTGGACATCCGAATTAAGACCTCACCCCTATTCGACATTCGAATTAGGACCCGACTTTCGAATCAAGACCAACCTCAGAATTCGACCCCGACTCCTAACCTAGGATCCAACCTCGACTCCTGATTCATTATTTGATGCGACTCCCGATTCGAGATCCGACTCTACTCAACTTTTGACTCAAGATTCTACTTTCAAATTGGAATTCACCTCGACTTCCGAACCAAAACTAGACCACATTCGACTCGAAAATTGACTTTTAAATTGGGATTTaaactttttattaaaaataaaattttaaagtttgaaaatattttacaaaaacgaacttttaaaaaaaaatttggggtaaaaaataaaattttaaaatttaaaatatttttcaaaaataaatattaatgaaaattttaaaatttgaaatattttttgaaaacaaactttttaattttttttttttggggggggggggggtgtagGGTGGggtaaaaaaataacaaactttttaatattctttttggGGGCGGTGGTATGTTTGGGGTgggtaaaaaaattaaaatttttaaattttgaagtatttttcaaaaataaaatttaaaattttaagctTTTGGTTGGGAGGAGGGCTAGTTTGGGGGTAGGGGGCCAGGGTATAGggtaaaagaaattatttttttttaaaaaaagaaagtttaaaaatattaattgtttatttataaGGAGGGTCGGGGTATGGGGTGAGGTAAGAAAAAAAGTTGTAATTTGAAGTTGGAggatagttttaaaaaatgtttgGAGGGAAGTTATTTTCCTTAAGtttgagaaaaataagttgatttgaaaaaaaaaattctaaaacatTTAAGCCAATtaaacatgaaaaattgaaaaactttttttaggatttttttccttcataccaaacacaccctaataTACAAATCATTTTGGGACCTTTCACTCCAAATACGTACCTAGACACGACATTATCAAACATCACCTACTGGGAGATTCACCACTAGGGGCGTGTTTagtatgaaatatttttcaattttttcatatttgattgGTCAAAAATTTTGGAATACATTTTCTCTAGGAAATTAAGCTCTTAAAATTGAGGAAAACGACTTAATGGAAGTATGAAAAATAAGTTACACAAGGTGCATTCCACATTGATAGCTATCTTCCAACAAAAGGCACAAATTCACTCCTGAACTTGTTctgaaaagtcagttacacgcTTAAATTATCATGCCGACCTATTACACCCATATACTTGTTGAGAGTGTAATTAATACCACCCCAGAACTGAcgt
This region of Solanum dulcamara chromosome 9, daSolDulc1.2, whole genome shotgun sequence genomic DNA includes:
- the LOC129903924 gene encoding uncharacterized protein LOC129903924 isoform X2; its protein translation is MSKDVADEKYSSRLKSLMQVYKEAILVGDVKIVSEIEAVISSVEKERNDLAQKVSALSADINSGKEKYIRLQADFDNYRKRSENERLRIRTNAQGEIIESLLPMVDNFERAKRQIKLETEMEKKIDASYQGIYKQFVEIMRSLRVAVVPTVGKPFDPALHEAIAREESQEFSEGIVIEEFRRGFLLGDRLLRPAMVKVSSGPGKRVPSSVTQKSPTSAVRVDES
- the LOC129903924 gene encoding uncharacterized protein LOC129903924 isoform X1: MAASAPLSHTFCTLRYLSSSSKPPRTSIHSFAQCSPCIHHNFSLNKHCETTKFALSRWNPVIINHNKRSSAKSSLSFQDSATEASDDGETLSELEMSKDVADEKYSSRLKSLMQVYKEAILVGDVKIVSEIEAVISSVEKERNDLAQKVSALSADINSGKEKYIRLQADFDNYRKRSENERLRIRTNAQGEIIESLLPMVDNFERAKRQIKLETEMEKKIDASYQGIYKQFVEIMRSLRVAVVPTVGKPFDPALHEAIAREESQEFSEGIVIEEFRRGFLLGDRLLRPAMVKVSSGPGKRVPSSVTQKSPTSAVRVDES